GCTCTCACACCTCAGAAGAGCCATTAAAGCTGGAGCAGTGTACTTTGCTTCTGGGGGGGAATGAGAATTAGAACCCCATGCAAATTCAGGTGTTTTGATTTCATTGAGCCACTCACATCCTTCAAGTGCTCTTGGATAATCCCCATATTCATACAAACCAATCACTGCAAAAGATGTTTCAAGTGTCGTTGGCTCCCAGACATTAGGAACTTCGATTGCGAGAGTGAGATTCGTTGATATTATTAAAAGAATAAAAATAAATGTTATTTTTTTCATTCTGCACCCTCCAAAGAAAGGAGGTAAAGAGAAATAAAAAGATTTGGAATCAGCCGTAGTAGACTCTGGTCAAGAGCTCGTAATATGCCCAGCCTACTGTGTTGTATGCATAGACAAGGAATGTCCAATCTCCTGGGATCGGATTGCTGTATTCAACATGCTCTGTGCTTGTGTAGCTGGTTGATCTGTCAACAATGTTTCCGTTGGGATCATAGAGGTAAAGATCAAGGTCATGTGATGATGAGGCTGAAAGATCTCCTGTTATGAGTGTAGCACCGCTGTTTACTGTAACAGTGAATGTATCATATCTGTCATAGATATCATGCACATATCCTGTGAAAGTCTGCTCGTCAACGGTTGGCTCGGTTGGTGTAGGTTCAGTTGGTGTTGTTCCGGAATCTGCTGAAGCCCCCTCGACTATGACCTCCAAATTGTAGTTTGCGGCTCCGCTGTAGCTCTGTACTTTTATTGTCCATGTTCCTGCCGCTGGGCTTGTGTAACCGACTTTTTCAAATCCATAATAGGCTGTGTATGAGTAGTCAACTTGATTTCCGTTGGGGTCGTATAGGTAGAGGTCAATATCGCTTGATGATGTGTCCCATGTTAGGTATGCGATTATTCTTTCAGCCCCGCTTCCGACGTCGACGGTGTGTGTTTGTGAACCTTTGTCAGCAACATATCCCGTGAAAGTGAGGATGGTCTCATAGTTACTGTCCCCATAGAGGTAGGCTTTGTAGGCATTTACTCTACCAGCACCATAAGCTATGTCTGCAATCTCAGTTGGGGCAACGATGTCTGCAGTTTCTACTAATGCCTTCTTAACTTGGTCTGGGGTCCAGCTTGGATGGGCCTGCAATAACAGAGCAGCAATTCCAGCAACGTGTGGTGTTGCCATTGAAGTACCTGAGGCTGAGGTGTAGTAGTCATCAATTGGAGTCCCCATGCTGGTTCCAGCAGCCCTTGCTGCTATTATGTTTACACCTGGGGCAACTACCTCTGGCTTTAATCTTCCATCTGCTGTTGGACCTCTTGATGAGAAGTCTGCAATCACATCATTGTCGTCAACGGCACCCACAGTTATGACCTTTGAAGCTGCTGCTGGTGAGCCAATTGTGTATGTATCTGGCCCGCTGTTTCCAGCAGCAACACATACAACAAGTCCAGCATCCCAAGCGTTGTTAACTGCTTGTGAAAGTGAGTCCGTACCATTGGAACTCTGTGATGAACCTAAACTGAGGTTGATAACCCTTATTCCATAGGTATCCTTGTTTTGAACGACCCAATCAACACCAGCTATTATATCTGAGATTGAACCACTTCCATCAGCGGCTAAAACCTTAACACCAACGAGCTTTGCTCCTGGGGCAACGCCTTTGTATTTTCCATTTGATGCAGCACCAGTTCCAGCTATTATGCTAGCAACGTGTGTTCCGTGTCCATTATCATCATATGGAGTTGTCTTTCCGTTAACAACATCGTACCATCCAATAACTTTGCCTTGAAGGTCTGGATGGCTTGCGTCAATACCAGTATCAATAACAGCAACAGTTATGCCGCTTCCATCATAGCCAAGTTGCCACATTGTCGTAGCAAGAACTTGGGTGGTTGAGTAATCAAGTGCAATCTTGACTTTAAAGTCATCTTCAATAAACGCTAAACCTTCAATTTTAGGAGCCAATCCGAGATATGCAAGAATCTTGTCAAGCTTGCTTGGAGTTGCAAGCTTTTTAACATCTTTAACTTTCATTTCAACAGCAAAAGCTGGAATTATGCGATACTCATATTTGATTTTGCCGAACTTTTCGAGAACTTCTTTTGCCTTTGGCATGTAAGAGTAGTCCTTAAGCATCACTATGGTGCTTATATCTGCGTCATCGGGAAGTGACTGGAGCTTTGCGTAGAGAGTTGGCTTTGCTTTACCGTAGAGCTTTGGAGTGTAACTGACTGTTACTTTCTTTGGAGCTGTTGGAGCAGCCATGGCAACTCCAAACATCAAGCCTATCAACAATAGTACCAAAATAATTCTACTCTTGTTTCTCATTGTGTACCACCGTCCATATTCAAGCTATGGTGTATATTAGTGTTCAAGAGTGAAGGGTACCATCTGGCCTATATAAATTTTATTCCTTCTAACTTTGATTAGTTAGTTGGAATCTATGCAAAAAATGAGTGTTTGTTCAAAAACTAAGGAATAAATTGAACAAAAATGAAAAAGTTTAGCCTGTACTCTAGTTATTTATATTTAGCTCTCTAAACTTTCAATCCTCTTTTTCCAGTTGCCTGGTTTCTTGAAATCTTTAGTAGTATATAAT
This DNA window, taken from Thermococcus sp. M39, encodes the following:
- a CDS encoding S8 family serine peptidase, producing MRNKSRIILVLLLIGLMFGVAMAAPTAPKKVTVSYTPKLYGKAKPTLYAKLQSLPDDADISTIVMLKDYSYMPKAKEVLEKFGKIKYEYRIIPAFAVEMKVKDVKKLATPSKLDKILAYLGLAPKIEGLAFIEDDFKVKIALDYSTTQVLATTMWQLGYDGSGITVAVIDTGIDASHPDLQGKVIGWYDVVNGKTTPYDDNGHGTHVASIIAGTGAASNGKYKGVAPGAKLVGVKVLAADGSGSISDIIAGVDWVVQNKDTYGIRVINLSLGSSQSSNGTDSLSQAVNNAWDAGLVVCVAAGNSGPDTYTIGSPAAASKVITVGAVDDNDVIADFSSRGPTADGRLKPEVVAPGVNIIAARAAGTSMGTPIDDYYTSASGTSMATPHVAGIAALLLQAHPSWTPDQVKKALVETADIVAPTEIADIAYGAGRVNAYKAYLYGDSNYETILTFTGYVADKGSQTHTVDVGSGAERIIAYLTWDTSSSDIDLYLYDPNGNQVDYSYTAYYGFEKVGYTSPAAGTWTIKVQSYSGAANYNLEVIVEGASADSGTTPTEPTPTEPTVDEQTFTGYVHDIYDRYDTFTVTVNSGATLITGDLSASSSHDLDLYLYDPNGNIVDRSTSYTSTEHVEYSNPIPGDWTFLVYAYNTVGWAYYELLTRVYYG